The following proteins are encoded in a genomic region of Cryptomeria japonica chromosome 11, Sugi_1.0, whole genome shotgun sequence:
- the LOC131072895 gene encoding uncharacterized protein LOC131072895 has protein sequence MDASNMRKSTNALFEMYDVVVTDVGPQNVVQFITDNVVACVAAGRLLTDKYPSMFFTPCAAHCLDITLEDIGKIEWVKAIFQKAHKVTRFVYNHTRVLAIMRSFTGGKELVRPRVTRFATYFLALQTLVEFSKPLVKVLRLVDGDKPPMGYVYKAMDRAKEVIRSKLENNRDRYMPLWDIIDRRWDGQMHTPLNVARYLLNPPLFYKTDFMEIDAEIKQGFFKCIEKMFPDLEEFDAATIELEMETLISTWAKSRTIEEGLPIDLDEIYPEYELIVVDDTVDDDDVDDDYVVADRSLESEDFDLMRQANFGPEWVERIRTCSYPGASSSGPPAL, from the exons ATGGATGCATCTAATATGAGGAAATCCACAaatgcattgtttgagatgtatgaTGTAGTAGTTACAGatgtagggccacaaaatgtggttcaatttatcacaGACAATGTTGTTGCTTGTGTTGCTGCAGGGAGACTTCTGACAGATAAATACCCTTCCATGTTTTTTACACCATGTGCAGCACATTGCCTTGATAtaaccctagaggacattggaaaaattgaatgggttAAGGCGATATTTCAGAAAGCTCACAAGGTTACCAGATTTGTTTATAATCACACGAGGGTTTTGGCTATAATGCGCTCTTTCACAGGAGGCAAGGAGCTAGTTCGACCAAGAgtgacaagatttgcaacatatttccttgCATTACAAACA CTTGTAGAATTTTCAAAGCCTTTAGTAAAAGTCTTGAGACTAGTGGATGGGGATAAACCCCCCATGGGATATGTGTAtaaggccatggatagggccaaggaggtgatAAGGAGTAAACTGGAAAATAACAGGGATAGGTATATGCCattgtgggacataattgataggagatgggatgGACAAATGCACACTCCTCTCAATGTTGCGAGATACTTGCTCAATCCTCCGTTATTCTATAAGACTGACTTCATGGAAATTGATGCTGAGATCAAACAAGGCTTCTTCAAGTGCATAGAAAAAATGTTTCCTGACTTGGAAGAATTTGATGCGGCTACGATAGAGTTGGAAAT GGAAACACTAATTTCTACATGGGCAAAATCAAGAACTATTGAGGAAGGCTTGCCAATTGACCTCGATGAGATATATCCAGAGTATGAGTTGATTGTTGTTGATGAtactgttgatgatgatgatgttgatgatgattatgttGTTGCTGATCGTTCGCTTGAGTCTGAAGATTTTGATCTCATGAGGCAAGCCAACTTTGGCCCTGAATGGGTTGAACGAATTAGGACATGCTCTTACCCAGGAGCTTCATCATCAGGGCCTCCtgccctctag
- the LOC131072920 gene encoding BTB/POZ domain-containing protein At1g63850 isoform X1 has product MAQLHPIFGDQETADVILKLIPSEGPELSPLYLHSQALRKSEFFEARLSERWSLADGVRPIELTLSDCQNVDGYVKCIQMMYSLERFTFSSVQEALSLLQIASELLFTDCLNSCMQYLEAVPWSAENEHQIRASIMSLQLHLSPDLAVRLSTSGCVQDFNPLNTMGEILSELLSLVSNGASSKAREITKRVLHDNMQITTSPTFADVNKSALFRELQNNLDIVKSQLCKFANYFSWNSYQISIASSALCWLLDEMFALEIADMAVKMIAEEQELAQLVVSRIYQNPFTETLFKILVRLLRALQIGQVICQRSVRLSLVKTWLPVIAKLTHDDEYLIKDNELHNSLEEGMSSLVTTLPMADQEQIFKIWISSCLRSKKAWPDLSTAFDMWCNKLRQAQCEIDLGPSLHLSEASDPHSIICSSKNHTYP; this is encoded by the coding sequence ATGGCTCAGCTGCACCCAATATTTGGAGACCAAGAAACGGCAGACGTAATACTAAAACTCATACCCTCAGAGGGGCCAGAACTATCTCCTCTGTATCTCCATTCCCAAGCTCTTCGAAAGTCTGAGTTCTTTGAAGCTAGGCTATCAGAACGCTGGTCACTTGCTGATGGTGTAAGGCCCATAGAACTTACATTGAGCGATTGCCAAAATGTCGATGGTTATGTAAAATGCATTCAGATGATGTATTCTTTGGAGAGATTTACCTTCTCCAGTGTCCAGGAGGCCTTGTCACTACTACAAATTGCTTCAGAATTGCTGTTCACAGACTGTTTAAATTCATGCATGCAATACCTGGAAGCTGTGCCATGGAGTGCAGAGAATGAACATCAAATTCGAGCCTCTATTATGTCATTGCAATTGCATTTGTCCCCTGACTTAGCTGTTCGTCTTTCCACCTCTGGATGTGTTCAGGACTTCAACCCTCTCAATACCATGGGAGAAATTTTAAGTGAACTGTTGTCTTTAGTATCAAATGGAGCATCATCCAAGGCCCGTGAGATTACAAAGAGAGTTCTGCACGACAATATGCAGATAACCACCTCTCCAACATTTGCAGATGTGAATAAATCAGCTCTCTTCAGGGAGCTTCAGAATAATCTAGATATTGTCAAATCACAACTCTGCAAATTTGCCAACTACTTTTCATGGAATTCTTATCAGATTAGCATTGCAAGTTCTGCTCTCTGTTGGCTTTTGGATGAAATGTTTGCATTGGAGATAGCTGACATGGCTGTGAAAATGATTGCTGAAGAACAAGAACTTGCACAGCTGGTCGTTAGTCGAATTTATCAGAATCCCTTCACAGAGACCTTATTCAAAATTCTAGTTCGACTACTTCGGGCTCTGCAGATTGGTCAAGTGATTTGTCAAAGATCTGTCCGTCTTTCTCTGGTTAAAACTTGGCTACCTGTGATAGCCAAGCTCACTCATGATGACGAGTATCTGATAAAGGACAATGAACTGCACAACAGTCTGGAGGAAGGGATGAGTTCTCTTGTTACTACTCTTCCTATGGCAGATCAAGAACAGAtctttaaaatttggataagttctTGCCTTAGATCTAAGAAAGCATGGCCTGATTTGAGCACAGCTTTTGACATGTGGTGCAATAAACTCCGACAAGCGCAGTGTGAGATTGATCTGGGACCTTCGTTGCACTTGTCTGAGGCCAGTGACCCACATAGTATCATTTGCTCTTCAAAGAACCATACTTATCCTTAA
- the LOC131072920 gene encoding BTB/POZ domain-containing protein At1g63850 isoform X2: MMYSLERFTFSSVQEALSLLQIASELLFTDCLNSCMQYLEAVPWSAENEHQIRASIMSLQLHLSPDLAVRLSTSGCVQDFNPLNTMGEILSELLSLVSNGASSKAREITKRVLHDNMQITTSPTFADVNKSALFRELQNNLDIVKSQLCKFANYFSWNSYQISIASSALCWLLDEMFALEIADMAVKMIAEEQELAQLVVSRIYQNPFTETLFKILVRLLRALQIGQVICQRSVRLSLVKTWLPVIAKLTHDDEYLIKDNELHNSLEEGMSSLVTTLPMADQEQIFKIWISSCLRSKKAWPDLSTAFDMWCNKLRQAQCEIDLGPSLHLSEASDPHSIICSSKNHTYP; encoded by the coding sequence ATGATGTATTCTTTGGAGAGATTTACCTTCTCCAGTGTCCAGGAGGCCTTGTCACTACTACAAATTGCTTCAGAATTGCTGTTCACAGACTGTTTAAATTCATGCATGCAATACCTGGAAGCTGTGCCATGGAGTGCAGAGAATGAACATCAAATTCGAGCCTCTATTATGTCATTGCAATTGCATTTGTCCCCTGACTTAGCTGTTCGTCTTTCCACCTCTGGATGTGTTCAGGACTTCAACCCTCTCAATACCATGGGAGAAATTTTAAGTGAACTGTTGTCTTTAGTATCAAATGGAGCATCATCCAAGGCCCGTGAGATTACAAAGAGAGTTCTGCACGACAATATGCAGATAACCACCTCTCCAACATTTGCAGATGTGAATAAATCAGCTCTCTTCAGGGAGCTTCAGAATAATCTAGATATTGTCAAATCACAACTCTGCAAATTTGCCAACTACTTTTCATGGAATTCTTATCAGATTAGCATTGCAAGTTCTGCTCTCTGTTGGCTTTTGGATGAAATGTTTGCATTGGAGATAGCTGACATGGCTGTGAAAATGATTGCTGAAGAACAAGAACTTGCACAGCTGGTCGTTAGTCGAATTTATCAGAATCCCTTCACAGAGACCTTATTCAAAATTCTAGTTCGACTACTTCGGGCTCTGCAGATTGGTCAAGTGATTTGTCAAAGATCTGTCCGTCTTTCTCTGGTTAAAACTTGGCTACCTGTGATAGCCAAGCTCACTCATGATGACGAGTATCTGATAAAGGACAATGAACTGCACAACAGTCTGGAGGAAGGGATGAGTTCTCTTGTTACTACTCTTCCTATGGCAGATCAAGAACAGAtctttaaaatttggataagttctTGCCTTAGATCTAAGAAAGCATGGCCTGATTTGAGCACAGCTTTTGACATGTGGTGCAATAAACTCCGACAAGCGCAGTGTGAGATTGATCTGGGACCTTCGTTGCACTTGTCTGAGGCCAGTGACCCACATAGTATCATTTGCTCTTCAAAGAACCATACTTATCCTTAA